GTTAAGCATTGGCAACATCATCCGGACCTTGAAAGCAGCGACGAGAGTACGAAGTCACTCGGGAAGATCGACCAATCTCCTACGTCGGAGAACTCGCCATAGCTCTCCGAACTGAAATCGTAACCCAAGCTGAATCCCTGAGAATCATCGCCCAGAATGACCCGCTGACTCTCCGTAGTGACTTGCGGGTAGATCTCGTCGGGATGGACTGGACCGCTGTAGACCATGTGTCCACTTGCTGCCGTTCCCCAACCGACCTCTCGTAGGTAGGCAAGATAGTCGACAGGAAGTGCCGGGTACACCTCGACCAACACGGCGATTTCGCAACTCGTCAATCGCTTACGCTCGTTCATAGTGCTAGAACATACCGGGTTTGGAAAATGAAGCGAGACTTGCTTCGGAGTGAAGTACCTGCGCGGTTGGGAGTGAGCCTATAGCCGCGGAGGCACGCGAGCTATCCGCACGATTGCGACTCTTTGGCATGCATCTCCGAATCGCCCGCCGGCGTGTCTGGATGCGTCCCCACCGCAAGGCACACCATTGACCGTAAAGACCCGCCGCGCGACCGAATCCGACGCGAAGGCCCTGGCGGAGCTGCTGCTGGCCGTCCACGGCATCCATGTGCGGGGCAATCCGGACGTCTATCGCGAGCTCTCCCGCGACGCGGCCGAGGCGATCGTGCTCGGGAAGCTGGCGGCGGGCGAGCGTGTCCGCGTCGCGGAGCTGGACAACGAGATCGCCGGGTACTGCGCCGCCACCATCCAAACGGCGCCGGCAATCCCGCTACTACAGCCCCGACGCTCCCTCTACCTCAATGAGGTCGTGGTGAGGCCGCAGAGCCGCAAACGGGGCGTGGGGCGGGCCCTGCTCGAGGACCTCCAGGCCTTCGCACGGCGGGAAGGCGTCCACGACATCGAGCTGGACGTGGCAAGCTTCAACCCGGAAGCGAGGGCGTTCTTCGCGGCGTTCGGCTTTCAAGTCCTGCGGGAGCGGATGGGTATGAGCGCTGATTCGTGAGCGAACCCATGGGGGGATGCTGCTCGGTGATCAAGCTCTCACGGCGCCGTGTCGACAACGACTCTACCGCGGACGGGTGAGGTGGTGAAAGATCGCAACAGGTAGAGCGGCGATCAGGCTGATCCAGAACGCCAATGCACCGCCCCAGGGAACGATTGGCAAAGACCACCACCGCATTCCAGAGAAAGGGCCGTCGAACACGAACCACATCAAGAACAGCAACAGCGTCGTGCCTACCGTAATCAGGAGCGTGTCGGTGAGGTACTGCTGCCTGGCGCCGTGCACGATCAGCGAGACCGGGATCAGCAGGCAACCGACCAGTGCGACTATCAATCCCGGGCCGGCGTAGACCATCGATAGCGGCAGCATGAGTTGGTCCGTTCAAACTACGGTAAAGCCTGCACTGCTACGCGTCCACGCTTTGGTGAGCGTGCAGTCGAGCTGGAGTACAACCCGCCATCCAACCGCATCCTGCCCGGACCTACTTCCGTCACTGCGGCTATCGCTAAACTTACGAGGCCGCGATCTAGTCCGCGAGTGTAAGCCCGACTGGCGTTCGCGTTCGTCCGTCAAAGTCAATTGCAATAGTGCCGTCGCCGTTCCTCTCGCCCGCAGCGGACGACCAATAGATCGAGAAATCAGATTGGGAACATACGATGTGAGGATCAGATAGGTCGTCAATATACGCGATAGAACGCTGCTGCTTTACGGATTCGAAGTACGCCAGCGACACAGCGATCAATGAGTCGACATCAGATGCAATGTTGGCGAGCAAGCCGCGCGCCTCAGCATTGTAATCAGGCCTATCTACGGAGATATCAACATCCCCGTAGGCTGTGTCCCAAGTTGCACCAAAGTAGTCTCCGCGGTCTTCAAGCTCAGGCATCGGCAATTCCATGGAAGTCAGACAGATCCGTACACTCCGACTCAAACTTGAGAGGCCTTCGACTTAATCCAGCAGAGTGTTACCGACTCACCGGGCGAACACCCCAACGGTGGTGTGCATCACGCTCGGAGAACCAGAGGGCCAAGAAGAGCACCGGTGTGCGACGCCTGGTCAGCTCGAACACGCATCCCACAAGAGTTTCGATGCCGCATCACGCCCCACCGGCCCCTTCACGGATCTCGGTCGACGAAACGTCCGCGCGGAACACGTCCTCCGACACGCCGTCGCAGATGGCGGTCAGCGCCGGCGGAAGGCCCAGGTCGTCGAGCGTGACGAACTCGTCGTCGAACGCGCGGCCGAACACCAGGAACCGGCAGCCGCAGTCGGCGATGTGGTCGAGGGCGTCGTCGCGGAGGGTGACGTTCTCGTCGTAGTAGTCCTCATCGGCGATGCGGATCAGCGTGTCGATGCCCACCACGAACACCGCGCCGGGGAGCAGGGTCGCCTTCTCGACGAAGGTGGGGGCGAGCGTCACCAGGCAGGGGCGGCCGTTCAACTGCGCCGTGCGGCGGGCGACCTCCACGTAGTCCAGCGGCGGCTTGTCGACGTTCTCCATCGACAGCTCGAACGTGACCGGCTGGCCGGTGATCGCCTCGGCGGCGGTCGCCATCGCCAGGTGACCCTCGTGCAGCGGGTTGAACGCGCCGGGGAACACCACCGCGGGCGCGGGCGTGCCGGGCTGGCCGTCGCGGCCCATGCCGTGCCGCCAGGCGACGTCGGTCCCCAGCCGGGGCCACTCGGCCGGCGCCTGCTGCACGGCGCGGCTAATCGACTCGCCGGTCCGCAGCAGCGGCGCGGCGAGCACGGCGGGCAGCCCGGCGGCCTCGAGCGCGGCGTCCAGCACCAACGCGGCCGCGACCTGTTCCTCCTCGGCGCGGGTCCGGGCGCCCTTGGTCAGCTCGAGCGAGTACACCGCGGTCCGGTCGGCCGACTGTGCCGCGACGTGCACCCGGTGCGGGCCGCGCTTCTCGCGGTCCGAGGCCAGGCTCGCCGTGCAGGCGACGCCGTGCACCCGCTCGTCGGGCTCGACCAGGTTGTTGGCGATGTCGAACGCCTCGACCGCCATGCGGCGGGCGGTCTGCTCGGTGCAGCGGATGGGGCGGTCCCAGTCGCGGAGGTAGTCCTGCAGGGCCTCCTCCAGGTACGGAACGTAGGCCGACAGCAGCGTGCGCGACGCGCCCGGCGTGGCGAGCAGCCGGCTCACGGCGCCGCTGCCGCCGCCCGTCACGGCCAGCACCAGTCGGTCGGGGGCGTCGTGCAGCTGCTGGATGGGGTTCGGTTCGCTGGTGTCGGCCATGGGGACGTTCGGCGGCGGCTCGCGGGGTCGTGATTCGGCAACATGAAGCCGTTTGGCAACACGCCATTGTGGACTGCGAGGCGCCGCGGCGACACCCTCCGCGTCGATTTCGCCGTGCAGCCCGCACAACCGCTGCGGCCGTACCGGCGGCGGCGGATTGGCACAGGGGCTGCAACCGACTCCCCACAGCAACGAAAGCCCAGGCCCTCAACACCCGGCGTTCTATGGCATCCGTCACCGAGATCAACGACATCCACTCCCTCGGCGCCTACCGCATGACGTGGAACGCGCTGTTCGCCGAGACGCCGGACGCAACGTTCTTCCAGACCTTCGACTGGCTGAGCATCTACTGGCAGCACTTCGGCGAGGAGATGAAGCTGCGGGTGCTGGTGGTCGAGGCGGGAGGGCGGACCATCGGCATCGTGCCGCTGTGCGTCAAGACGCAGTGGCACAAGCTCGGCCCCTTGCGGACCCTCTGCTACCCGCTGGACGGCTGGGGAAACGTGTTCGGGCCGATCGGCGCCAACCCGGCGGCCACCATGGCGATCGCGATGAAGCACATCGCCAAGTCGCGCCGCGACTGGGACCGCATCGAGCTCGACTGGATCGCCCACGAATCGGCCGACCGCGGGCGCTCGCAGCGGGCCATGGAGCTGGCCGGCATGCAGCCGACCATGGAGCCCAGCGCCGCGACCTCCGTCATCGACCTGCCGGGTTCGTTCGAGGAGTACCTGGCGAGCCGGAGCTCGAAGTTCCGGCACGAGGTGCGGCGGCACATCCGGCGGGCGATCGACGCCCCCACCGCCCGCTACCTGCGCTGCCGCCCGCGTCCCGCCAGCCAGGGCGACGGCGGCCCCAACTGGGACATGTTCGAGCGGTGCCTGGAGATCGCGCGGGCGAGCTGGCAGTCCAACTCGTCGGACGGCAACACGCTGTGCCACGGCGAGTACGAGGGTTTCTACCGCGACACCCACGCCGCCGCCGCGCGGCTAGGGATGCTCGACATGAACGTGCTGTTCGTCGAGGACCGCGCGGTGGCGTTCAACTACAACTACGTCTGCCGCGGACGCGTGATGGGTCTGCGGATGGGCTACGACCCGCAGCACGCCCCCAAGGGCGCCGGCTTGGCGCTGGTCGCCATGCTGGTCCGCGACGGCTGCGACCAGGGCGACGTGCAGGTCGACCTGGGGATCGGCGGGCAGGACTTCAAGCGGCGGCTCCGCACGGGCGAGTGCCCCACCCACCGGCTAGTGCACACGCCGCGCGGCTCCTGGCGTTCCCAGGCGGTCCGCCTAGGTCACTGGATCCGCCAGGGCCGCAAGACTGCCTAGAGGGGCCCACTTCTAGAGGGGACCCGTTCTTAGAGAGGCCAGTCGCGGAGGATCCGCTCGGTCTCTTCGGAGTGGCCGCTCTCGTCGCGGACCATGTCCTCCAGCTGGACCGCCAGGCCCTTGTCGCCGTACTCGTCGGCCTGCTGGGCGCGGGTCGTGTAGTCGGCGGTCGCCTTGTTCTCGGCGGCCAGCACGGCCTCGAGCATCTCGCGGTTGGTGCCCGCGGCCGGGACCGGCCGGGCGGTGGTGCAGGGCTCGCCGCCGAGCGCGACCACCTTGTTCGCCAGGTACTGGGCGTGGAGCTGCTCGTCGGCGACCTCCTTGAGGAAGAAGTCGACCAGCTGCGGGCGGTACGGCCCGGTCGCCTTGGCGGCGTAGGTAATGTACTGAACGATGGCCCCGAGCTCTCCGGCCAGGTCCTCGTTGAGGTTCTTGATGAGGGTCTCTTTGTCCATGTTTGAGCCTGTTTCTGTGGGGACTGTCTTGCTTACCCCATCATTCTAGCGCTCCGACATGCGTCGACTACTGGCGCCCCACGCATGCCACGCATGCACGAGGTGCATCACAGGGCGCGGTCGTAGACGCGGTAGGTCTTGTACTTGGGCGCCCCGCCTTTTTCCAGCGTCTTGCGGGAGAGGTCGTTGGTCTCCAGCACCCAGGAGAACTCGCACTCCTCCAGCCCGTACTCGAGCCCCGGGTAGACCATTCCTAGTGCGAGCACCAGCCCCACGCCCCAGCCCTGGTACTTGGGCAGCACATTGGTGCTCACCACGCGGATCCGCTTGATCGACCGCTTGTTGTACAAGAGCCGCATGAAGCCGAAGGGGAACAGCTTGCCGTCGATCTTCTTGATGCGGGGGTTGTAGTCCAGCAGGCCGAACATCACGCCGATCGGCTCGCCCTCAACCTCGGCGACGATCGCCAGCTCGGGCACGATCAGGTGCTTGAGGTCCTTGGCCATATGCAGCAGCTCGCTGCGCGACATCGGCACGTAGCCCCAGGTGTTGGTGAGCGCCTCGTTGTAGATGCGGAGGAAGGTCTCGACCTCCTGGGCGAACCGCTTGCCGTCCATCGGGCGGACGGTGATGCCGAACCGCTCGCGGATGGTCTCGTCCATCCGCATCAGCTTCTTCTGGTCCTTGAGGTTCTTGAGGATGCTGATGTCGCCGCCGAAGGCGTACAGGTCCTGCGACTTCGCCAGCCCCCAGTCCTCAAACAACCGCTCGTAGTACGGCAGGTTGTGGGTCATCATGAAGTAGGGCGGGGTCTGGAAGCCGTCGATCAGCAGGCCCCACTCGTAGTTGATCGATGGGTCCGCCGGCCCCCGCACCGAGTCCATGCCCTTGCCGCGGAGCCACTCGGCCGCGGCGTCCAGCAGCGCGCCGCTGACCTCCGCATCGTCGACGCTCTCGAAGAAGCCGAAGAACCCCAGCTTGTCGTCGTGGAACTCGTTGTGGGCGTGGTTGACGATCGCCAGCACACGCCCCACCGGCCGCCCGTCCCGCACCGCGAGGAACGCCTGCGACTCGGCGGCGTCGTAGAACGGGTGCTTGCCGAAGCCGCTCAGCAGCTTCTGGTTCTGGCGCAGCGGCGGCATCCAGTTGGGATCCTCCCGGTTGATCTCCCAGGGCAGGTTGAGGAACTGCTTCTGCTGCTTTCCGGAGCTGACAGGGACGACTTCGATCTGGGGCATGCGGCCGTTGGTTGCTGTGGCTGGAGAAGGCTGGTTTCTGCCGAGCGACCTTGCGTAGGGCCGCCGGTGATGCGAGTTTAACGACTTCCCCCAGCCACCCCCAGCACCCCAACGGAATTTGACGATGCCAACCGCACTGGTCACCGGCGCCAGCGGGTTTATCGGGCCGCGGCTGGTGATGCGGCTGCAGTCCGCCGGGCACGACGTGGCGTGCCTGGTGCGGCCGACCTCCAAGACCGAGCGGCTCGAGGCGCTCGGCGTGCGCCTCGTGCGGGGCGACGTGACCGACCCGGCCGGGCTGCCCGCGGCGCTCGACGGCGTCGACCACGTGTACCACCTGGCGGGCCGCACCCACGCGCGGTCGCTCGCCGAGTTCCTGGCGGTCAACGAGCAGGGGACCACCAACCT
This genomic interval from Posidoniimonas corsicana contains the following:
- a CDS encoding GNAT family N-acetyltransferase, producing the protein MTVKTRRATESDAKALAELLLAVHGIHVRGNPDVYRELSRDAAEAIVLGKLAAGERVRVAELDNEIAGYCAATIQTAPAIPLLQPRRSLYLNEVVVRPQSRKRGVGRALLEDLQAFARREGVHDIELDVASFNPEARAFFAAFGFQVLRERMGMSADS
- a CDS encoding GNAT family N-acetyltransferase gives rise to the protein MASVTEINDIHSLGAYRMTWNALFAETPDATFFQTFDWLSIYWQHFGEEMKLRVLVVEAGGRTIGIVPLCVKTQWHKLGPLRTLCYPLDGWGNVFGPIGANPAATMAIAMKHIAKSRRDWDRIELDWIAHESADRGRSQRAMELAGMQPTMEPSAATSVIDLPGSFEEYLASRSSKFRHEVRRHIRRAIDAPTARYLRCRPRPASQGDGGPNWDMFERCLEIARASWQSNSSDGNTLCHGEYEGFYRDTHAAAARLGMLDMNVLFVEDRAVAFNYNYVCRGRVMGLRMGYDPQHAPKGAGLALVAMLVRDGCDQGDVQVDLGIGGQDFKRRLRTGECPTHRLVHTPRGSWRSQAVRLGHWIRQGRKTA
- a CDS encoding ferritin-like domain-containing protein, translated to MDKETLIKNLNEDLAGELGAIVQYITYAAKATGPYRPQLVDFFLKEVADEQLHAQYLANKVVALGGEPCTTARPVPAAGTNREMLEAVLAAENKATADYTTRAQQADEYGDKGLAVQLEDMVRDESGHSEETERILRDWPL
- a CDS encoding N-acetyltransferase, coding for MPQIEVVPVSSGKQQKQFLNLPWEINREDPNWMPPLRQNQKLLSGFGKHPFYDAAESQAFLAVRDGRPVGRVLAIVNHAHNEFHDDKLGFFGFFESVDDAEVSGALLDAAAEWLRGKGMDSVRGPADPSINYEWGLLIDGFQTPPYFMMTHNLPYYERLFEDWGLAKSQDLYAFGGDISILKNLKDQKKLMRMDETIRERFGITVRPMDGKRFAQEVETFLRIYNEALTNTWGYVPMSRSELLHMAKDLKHLIVPELAIVAEVEGEPIGVMFGLLDYNPRIKKIDGKLFPFGFMRLLYNKRSIKRIRVVSTNVLPKYQGWGVGLVLALGMVYPGLEYGLEECEFSWVLETNDLSRKTLEKGGAPKYKTYRVYDRAL